In Capsicum annuum cultivar UCD-10X-F1 chromosome 8, UCD10Xv1.1, whole genome shotgun sequence, the genomic window GCCCCGTGCACTAAGCTCCCACTACGTGCGGGCTCTAGGGAAGATCGTACTCCAAGGGCCTATTGCACGCAGGATAAGGCTGCATATAATAGAGCCTTGTGGTTCGGCCCTTCCCCAAACCTCGCATGTAGCGGGAGCTTAGTGTACGGGGCTGTCCTTTTATGATGTGAAATCCTCCAGACTGGAAAAAAGGAATCTAAGAATCTTCGAAAGCAAAGTTGACAACATACATAAACTACAAATGTCCCTCATAGCTTTTCGGTGATGATGTAAATGAAAGTAGATAGAATGTTGGACCTTCTTAGAAGAAAGAATATCTTCGGAGAAAATCAAATGTAAAAGCATCAAGAAGAGAAGGCCTTACTTTCTTTGGTCTCTGAAGTGAGGAAAGAATGTCAGCCTCATCTGCAATTCCAGAAATTGTAGGAAGGTCTGAATAGAAGATTTCAGATGTAATGGACTCAGGTGTATCCACATCGTATGTAGGTAGATTGACAGTAAGGGACTGTTGGGTTGGCATTATGATTTCCACTGGCATCATCCGCTTCAAAGCACTAAATTCAGTCAAAATGTTGATTGTTCTTGCCTTTGTTTGACCAGGATGGAAACATAACTTAATTAGGTGATCAATGAGCATAGCAAACTGCACAAACAAAGAACTAACACTAGCTTCATTAGATTTTCTTCTTGCAGCATTTATAATCTCTGCAGCAGCCTCCTTCCTTGAAGGAACCGTAGATTTTGTAACAGCTGCCATTGTCCAAAGGGCTTGTTGGGGGTATTTCCGGAGAACACTTGTTATTATGTATTTCACCAACCGAACAATTTCTTCATTCTGATGGCAAATTCTGGAAACCAGTTGAGGGAGAACAGTTAACCACTGATATGTTGGAAAATCATTTAAACAACCTCGCATGATGCTCATAACCTGCAAAAGAGGAAAAGTTATGAAAAGAACTCAAAGATAACAGTATCATAACAAAAAGGTAAACATGTGTACACCACCTTCCCATGGATTGTTTTCAATTCTTTATTGGCTGAAGAGCTGCTTTTATGATAAACGCTACCAAAATCAAACCACAGTGTCAACAATCTAGGAAGGGCTTGGAAAAGATTCCTGTGGCCCCTGTGAAGTCCCTTTGCATAAAATAAGAGCACATCAGGAAGATATGACCACCAACTTCTCTCAGTGTTCATACTGGTGGCAGCAACAAGGGCAGAATTAGCTGGGACTGCTTTTGAACACGGTTCCTTGTCATCCTGCCGTTTTCGGGCATCAACAAGTAGTTCATCACAGTATTTTGCCAAGTAAAAGTATCCTTTTTCCCACTTGGGCTGTAATTCCTTCACCCTAGAGTACAGATTAATAACATCTTCTTTCTGCTTTTGACCAGTGTAATGTATCCACCTTGAATAGAGTAGGAGAGTTTTGGCAACGCCTCTATTCTCATTGGAAGACTGAGTATCACAAAGTAGAGCCTGTGGGTTCAATGGAACCAATGAGAGGCTAGTGATTGATGATATTGCTGCAGAGCCTACAACCTCAAAAGGCATATTCAGAAGGGTTTGTTGCAGCTCAGCTATGGCACCATCAGCTCTTCTGGTGCTCCACAGAAGCTTAGCCTTTTCCATGTGAACATTAGGTGCACCTGAGGCCTTGGCTTCTAGAATTGCTCGACTTGCTGTCTCGTAATGACCAGCAGAACGACAGAGCTTTGCATATTGAATCCAGCACTCCCCAACTTGAGCATTTAGACCACTTGCACCAAAAACTAATCTCCGAAAAGCCAGGAGTGGTTCCCTAGCCCAGAGAGATGGTTGAGTGAGTTTAAGCCGATTTTCCCAGCTTACCATTAGTtttgagaaatctgaatcatatAGAACGAATGATTTTTCTAAGAAAGACTCACCACCAAGGAGAGAGCTATAATCCTCTAACTCCCGCAGCATGTGGAGCTTGACAACAAACGGGTAAGCTCTCGCATAAGAATCCATGCCCGCAGCAGCCAAAGGAGCAATCAGAGCTTGTTTCGACAAAGTAATTTTCTTAGCAACGGAGAACTGATCTTTCTTCATTATTGCTTGAAGAATCTTAGCGACATCCATGTCAAATAAAGCATTACTCTCAGAACTGTTACATACTAAACCTTCTTCATCAGCCCCATTAAGGTATTCATCCATCAAGTCCCACCTTCCGAGCCTCCATGCAGCCTGAACACCCTGCATACACCAAGTTTTCTTGTATTTAGGTATTCTAGATATTAATCCATCAACATGGGTGATTGTGGCCTGCAAATGGCACATGTTTAGCAAGCAGTTGACAACATCTGAATGCCTCTGGACAGAAGTTGGCTCCATCTGCAAAGCCTGCTCACAAGAAGTCAATACTTCTGCCCAGTTTCCTGCCTTCTTGTTTATCAATAGATGATCTTGCAAGCTCTTTGACTTGCGTAAGGAAGCAAATCCACATAAGCCATCTGGCTCATCCAACCCACTGTATATTTCCATCAGAAAAGAGATGTCTTCATCCTCAAAGACGCCACTCTTCTCAGAGGCAGGATTAAATGATCCCGACTTCTCCCGTACATGAGATTCAAAGTACAAAAGGGACCTTGCATAAGCTTGGCATCTGAAAGATGCCCTTGCAAGAGTCATTTTATGAATTGCAGCCAAGAGTTCTGAGACATGTTTACATTGAATAAGCACCTGGTCAGAATCACTTGACTGATTGATGATCTTCTCCTTCGACTTGAGAGCTTGTTGCCTCGAACTGGAAGTTTGAATAGACTGGGAAAGTGAAAGTTCCTGTTGTATGTCATCCACCCATTGACCAAGATTATCAAGAAGAGTAAATACAGCTTGAATGCAAACTTCGTTGTGCGCTGAACTTATACCTTTAACGACATCCGTGCAATTCTCTGATGCAGCAGCATCCAGAACAGACAAAATCTCCTCTGTTATGCCACAGCGTGCGTCTTCAGTACCATCACATACTGCATTGAGGACCAAATATGGAAGAAGATACATTGCTATTTGCATATCATGGCGGACTATACCACGACAGGCATAAAAAATACTTGCTCGAGAACCTGTTGCATGTGCAGTCAGTTTCCTGATCCAGAAAAATATCCATCTTCTAAATGACATTGAAGGGCGATAGATTGGACCAGAAGATGTGGAATCTGACATACTTGGCAGCTGAAATCTGGAGGTTAAGCAAGGAGCTATTATCTCCTTCACGTAACTAGAGAAACGATTCCACAATCTCTGGCCCCTTCCCTGCACTTCAACGAATTTACCATCCTCCACGGATGCAGGCAACTTCACCAGTCGTTTCCCTCTTGCCTGTGAAGTGGAAGCTACAATATTTTCATCAAGAGATGCCTCACAGCCAGCAATCTTTAGTAGTTCCTGAATCGCCAAGGCTGCAGAATCTTGAATAATGGTGTCAGGAGCAGCCCTGAAGGCCCGGGCCAGATGCTTATGAATCAACTCAAAGATTAAATCATCATCTGAACAAGCAATTTCGAATCGAATGCTTGAAAATCCCTTGACTTTTGAAGGATCAATTGCACCAAGTGCTCCAAGACAATCTGCACATATCAACTTCAGCCGCTGACCAACCATTGTTCTTGATTGTTCTGAACATCCTCTAAGCAGAGATGTGATCAAAGCACTCATTACATCCATGTTTGCATCTCCCACCTTAGTAATTAAAGCCATGATGTCCTCCCTCCTAAGGTTGAGTAATTTACTCAACTCAGAAGCAACCATATACCTAACATTCAAATTTTCATGATTCAAACCGTCAATAATGTCCCGCAACTGATCATTCAAGGTCATCATACCACGTCCTGCACTTATCATTCTGTTCACCCTATCTAAAGCAGGAATAGTAGGCAAAGGAGGAAACTCCCCAATGTGTTCCTTTAGAATCGATCTATTCTGAAGTACGAGTTCTTCCAAGATCTCCACAATTTTATTCAAATGGGAGGAGGAACTTTCAGTTTCTCTCTCCAGGAAGGGAACCAGAGCTGCAAAAACTTGAGAAATCACGTGTTTCGTGCTAGATGGTGATATCTGCGCTATCTGCTTGATGAAAAAATGTAAGACAGAGAGACCATCGTCCTGAAGTGATTCCTTATTAATAGCCTGCATGAGAAGAACCATAAGTTTTGGAACATAAGTGCTAAGATGGGAACCCATCAAACTTATCAGCAACTCAATTCGCTTGATAGCTTGTCTTTGCAGTGATATATCCTCCGCGTGCAACATTTTCCTATCAATGCTGTTTAGAAGACCAACAAAATGATTCCTTAAAAACGCAGGAATATCTTCGTCACCAGTAAGAATCCCAGACACTTCCTTTATCACCTGAGGAACCTTCATTAACCTGTGAAATTAGCAACATCATTAAAGCAAACACTCATGACTACTGGAATACGGTTAGctacttttcattttaaaataatcatgataggattttttttaaaatgaataagaTGCAGAGTGGAGAAAGGTTATGGATGCTAAACGATGGGTTTTAGTGTGCTAAAGTTGTTTCTAATGCATAATGAGTGGGAGTTATCAGGAATTTATGGGACGAGTTCCGAAAAGACATTCTTTGAATAGGGAGATGGAAAAAGGTAACATTCATTCCTGTGTAGAATGAATTAATTTAATGACCTTTCCAGATTTTCCACTTATCCAGACACTACTATAGCCCAACAGAACAGATGGTACCTAGAAAGTCACTTTCAGCATCTGTTGCCAAAGCTTGAGAGTCCGACTTATTTGCAACAGAAAATGGGCCAGAAGGTTTGTCAAAAGGTTGATTCTATGAAAACAAAAGGTGACAGAATATGGAACCAACTTTTAAGGCTTGTTATCAGAACTTGCTTAAAATGAAGCGTTTCTAAGCTTTGGTCTTGGCATTTTCTCATGAGAAATAGAGCTCTTAAAGGGACTTTATGACGTGGAGAAGATGTTTCTGGCGTGAACTGGAGGatcataattatcttttcttaCATTGCATCGTGGCAATGGGTTGTGGGATATGATGTTAACTATTTCTGGAATACAGCGAGCAATTCCTAGATCCAGAAAGTCCATTTGAAAGATATTGCATACTAGACAACTCTGCATTTTGGGATCTTATGCAGGTAAAGGAACCAGACTTGAGGAGTAgctcaatcaaagaaaatattgaaactaaaatGTTGAacaattcttatttttttccgtGTACTGTTTTTTTTTAAACAGGTAACATTTTATATTCAGGCCACTGCCAGTACTTAGATAGTACTGGAAAACCATATTTACAAGAGTTTTTTTTGTGTACTCTTGATGCAATAATCATAAAAGCCTGTACATATGTTGCTAGACTTTACTAGTCCCCTTCAATTTTAACTAGGAAATTACAACCACTACTTTAACTGCTGGTTTTGTTAGTTAATCCTAACTTTACCCCCACCCGCCACACCACCCCAAAGGCCCAAACCAAAAGAGGATGAAGAAGTTAGGAAAGAGGTGTAAATCCATCTCCAACATCATCCATCCTTTGCAACTCAAATTCCTTTTTTGGGCCAAGCAGAACGACATATTACAATTAACTGATGGCACCATGAGAGTAACACTAGAAATTAAGACCTCTACCTGCTTTAGATACTATCAATTTGTGATTCCATCTCCCGAAAGAATAATCCACTTGAAAAAGGTAAAAGTTCAGAATTAAACCAACCTCTCCTTAGCTGCAAACCCCACCCGAGAAAAGCTAAAATAAGTGAAATAAGGAAATGGAACAGCAAAAtagaaaagataagaaataaagaaCAAAGGCTGAAAACTGCCTTTTCAAcagaaatgaaagaagaaattagAATCTATGCTTCAACAAACTCAACAATGTAATCTTCTTGGTGCTTTCTGAAGCTATGTTACCTTTTACTTATCTCATTTGACTCATCTTCATCTGTAAA contains:
- the LOC107840599 gene encoding serine/threonine-protein kinase ATR isoform X3; translated protein: MYEWVPWVCEEANQKLTIPIDFHFFLEAIHNLLIIAGSLPDESKYIKTKGGNLALMPSLLRLPWTSSQSTDTYSSSKAKILSLRILSKIGPVLQGENDLEILDLGLRDTAEDVKIEAVISMPVILMWSGFGLLNHMFKRLEILEKEAHGRINKVIPVCLGYLTCLYGSCKSGVLRKCQCKFYLPKSSIRLNMTMDDLVRGFWCSKCDINAGLVNQANLTVLRLPDTHKKEPTTDHDYVHLQSIFFHLLFDESSEVVQLACVGVLQRILLHGTESILLETRSEWLKCVDFLLIHRKKAIRESFSKQISFFIEERILNCLFLDEDGHEAASRSKEQKFMDKIKHAVETADDPLVFATLLEATAEIMKVVDVQSQSFMFCLILLIDQLDSPHVAVRIIASRLIIKSCYFHLRGGFELILSRFLHIRNELFDYLSIRLASRPKMVEEFATAILGTDTEELVKRMVPVVIPKLVVTQQDNEQAIFTLYELAKCLNTDMVQLIVNWLPKVLAYALHRADGEELLSVLQFYHEQTGSDKQEIFAAALPALLDELVCFTDEDESNEISKRLMKVPQVIKEVSGILTGDEDIPAFLRNHFVGLLNSIDRKMLHAEDISLQRQAIKRIELLISLMGSHLSTYVPKLMVLLMQAINKESLQDDGLSVLHFFIKQIAQISPSSTKHVISQVFAALVPFLERETESSSSHLNKIVEILEELVLQNRSILKEHIGEFPPLPTIPALDRVNRMISAGRGMMTLNDQLRDIIDGLNHENLNVRYMVASELSKLLNLRREDIMALITKVGDANMDVMSALITSLLRGCSEQSRTMVGQRLKLICADCLGALGAIDPSKVKGFSSIRFEIACSDDDLIFELIHKHLARAFRAAPDTIIQDSAALAIQELLKIAGCEASLDENIVASTSQARGKRLVKLPASVEDGKFVEVQGRGQRLWNRFSSYVKEIIAPCLTSRFQLPSMSDSTSSGPIYRPSMSFRRWIFFWIRKLTAHATGSRASIFYACRGIVRHDMQIAMYLLPYLVLNAVCDGTEDARCGITEEILSVLDAAASENCTDVVKGISSAHNEVCIQAVFTLLDNLGQWVDDIQQELSLSQSIQTSSSRQQALKSKEKIINQSSDSDQVLIQCKHVSELLAAIHKMTLARASFRCQAYARSLLYFESHVREKSGSFNPASEKSGVFEDEDISFLMEIYSGLDEPDGLCGFASLRKSKSLQDHLLINKKAGNWAEVLTSCEQALQMEPTSVQRHSDVVNCLLNMCHLQATITHVDGLISRIPKYKKTWCMQGVQAAWRLGRWDLMDEYLNGADEEGLVCNSSESNALFDMDVAKILQAIMKKDQFSVAKKITLSKQALIAPLAAAGMDSYARAYPFVVKLHMLRELEDYSSLLGGESFLEKSFVLYDSDFSKLMVSWENRLKLTQPSLWAREPLLAFRRLVFGASGLNAQVGECWIQYAKLCRSAGHYETASRAILEAKASGAPNVHMEKAKLLWSTRRADGAIAELQQTLLNMPFEVVGSAAISSITSLSLVPLNPQALLCDTQSSNENRGVAKTLLLYSRWIHYTGQKQKEDVINLYSRVKELQPKWEKGYFYLAKYCDELLVDARKRQDDKEPCSKAVPANSALVAATSMNTERSWWSYLPDVLLFYAKGLHRGHRNLFQALPRLLTLWFDFGSVYHKSSSSANKELKTIHGKVMSIMRGCLNDFPTYQWLTVLPQLVSRICHQNEEIVRLVKYIITSVLRKYPQQALWTMAAVTKSTVPSRKEAAAEIINAARRKSNEASVSSLFVQFAMLIDHLIKLCFHPGQTKARTINILTEFSALKRMMPVEIIMPTQQSLTVNLPTYDVDTPESITSEIFYSDLPTISGIADEADILSSLQRPKKIILLGSDGIERPFLCKPKDDLRKDARMMEFNAMVNRLLSKSSESRRRKLYIRTFAVIPLTEDCGMVEWVPHTRGLRQILQDIYISCGKFDRQKTNPKIKRIYDQCLGKMPEDEMLKNKILPMFPPAFHKWFLNMFSEPAAWFRARVAYAHTTAVWSMVGHIVGLGDRHGENILFDSTTGDCVHVDFSCLFDKGLQLEKPELVPFRLTQNMIDGLGITGYEGIFLKVCEITLSVLRAHRETLMSVLETFIHDPLVEWTKSHKSSGVEVQNPHAQRAISNIEARLQGIVVGVGAAPSLPLAVEGQARRLIAEAVSHRNLGKMRMWLNSGWQVVIHLQ